In Gigantopelta aegis isolate Gae_Host chromosome 6, Gae_host_genome, whole genome shotgun sequence, the following are encoded in one genomic region:
- the LOC121375089 gene encoding BTB/POZ domain-containing protein 2-like, whose protein sequence is MATKTSSRQTKSGFVDNWQRGKSVIECLKHSFEQKVHVDVTFQVGQTRKSVQAHTLILSLRSCVFDSMLKGPMANQNNIAIPDVEAEIFEEFLKYLYTDAIMINGGNVIGLLYVSKKYDISTLEQLCLTYLSSSMTADNACSVMEQAHFYNEIHLMQKAYNYILSDGDAALKSAGVTSLCHECLVQIVKADNLKADEKSSLKLLWSGVRARAGNKTKI, encoded by the exons ATGGCCACAAAGACATCATCTCGCCAGACTAAGTCAGGTTTCGTAGATAACTGGCAGAGAGGGAAGTCAGTCATCGAATGCCTGAAACATTCATTTGAACAAAAGGTCCACGTTGACGTCACTTTCCAAGTGGGGCAGACACGAAAGAGTGTGCAGGCGCACACACTCATACTGAGTCTGCGCAGCTGCGTCTTTGACAGTATGCTGAAAGGACCAATGGCTAACCAAAATAACATCGCCATACCCGATGTGGAAGCTGAGATATTTGAAGAGTTTTTAAA GTATCTGTATACAGATGCCATCATGATCAATGGTGGCAATGTAATCGGTTTGCTGTATGTATCCAAGAAGTATGACATCAGTACCCTGGAACAGCTCTGTCTGACGTATTTGTCGTCATCAATGACGGCAGACAACGCTTGCTCCGTAATGGAGCAAGCCCATTTTTATAACGAAATTCACCTGATGCAGAAAGCGTACAACTATATTTTATCAGATGGTGATGCTGCTCTGAAGTCAGCTGGAGTTACCTCTCTTTGCCACGAATGCTTGGTTCAGATCGTAAAAGCGGACAACCTGAAAGCAGATGAAAAATCGTCTTTGAAGCTGCTGTGGTCTGGAGTGAGAGCGCGTGcaggaaacaaaacaaagatttaa